One genomic segment of Microcella indica includes these proteins:
- a CDS encoding alpha-1,4-glucan--maltose-1-phosphate maltosyltransferase → MAVTESTPFTPRIGRIPIRHLSPVQPEDRWPSKAFLGEVVPFGATVFREGHDLLGADLLLRAPDGTQSAHPLEMGAPGTDRWHTEVLVDQLGLYTWRVQAYSDDWATWLHAATVKIEAGVDVEVMLMGGGELLERATELAGAGTPAGTTFSDARAAMMNAALSPAARLAVASDARLVAALQQHRLTSLETVSAPHTLRVERTRAGVGSWYEFFPRSEGAKRRKDGSWQSGTFATATRRLPAVAQMGFDVLYLPPIHPIGRLNRKGPNNTLEAGPNDPGSPWAIGAKEGGHDAIHPDLGTAKDFQAFLASAAKNGLEVALDLALQCAPDHPWVTEHPEWFTTLPDGSIRYAENPPKKYQDIYPLNFDNDPEGLSTEILRIVRYWIELGVRIFRVDNPHTKPLAFWEWLLHEVNAEHPDVVFFAEAFTRPAMMQSLAAVGFQQSYTYFTWRNSKRELEEYLTEVSQETSAYFRPNFFVNTPDILTEYLQFGGVPAYKIRAALAATASPSWGVYAGYELIENVARPGSEENIDNEKYEYKQRDWSSPETQRRSIAPYLTQLNTIRAQHPALRQLRNLRIHATRDDAILCYSKVLPGRFVRSGRTDGIIVVANVDPHSARETTVSLDLEALGLPPGSTFEVKDLISGERYTWGAENYVRLDAFVHPVHILRIDYPKGV, encoded by the coding sequence GTGGCTGTCACCGAATCGACCCCGTTCACCCCGCGCATCGGGCGCATCCCGATCCGGCACCTGAGCCCTGTGCAGCCGGAGGACCGCTGGCCGAGCAAGGCCTTCCTGGGAGAAGTCGTCCCCTTCGGAGCGACGGTGTTCCGCGAAGGGCACGATCTGCTCGGCGCCGATCTGCTGCTGCGCGCGCCGGACGGCACGCAGAGCGCGCACCCGCTCGAGATGGGCGCACCCGGAACCGACCGCTGGCACACCGAGGTGCTCGTCGACCAGCTGGGGCTCTACACCTGGCGCGTGCAGGCGTACTCCGACGATTGGGCGACGTGGCTGCACGCCGCCACGGTCAAGATCGAGGCTGGAGTCGACGTCGAGGTCATGCTCATGGGCGGCGGCGAGCTGCTGGAGCGCGCGACCGAGCTCGCGGGTGCTGGCACCCCGGCCGGCACGACCTTCTCCGACGCCCGCGCGGCCATGATGAACGCCGCCCTCTCTCCCGCGGCGCGCCTCGCCGTCGCGAGCGACGCCCGGCTCGTGGCGGCCCTGCAGCAGCACCGCCTGACGAGCCTCGAGACCGTCTCGGCCCCGCACACCCTGCGCGTCGAGCGCACGCGCGCCGGCGTGGGCAGCTGGTACGAGTTCTTCCCGCGCTCCGAGGGAGCGAAGCGCCGCAAGGACGGCTCCTGGCAGTCCGGCACCTTCGCGACGGCCACGCGACGACTGCCGGCGGTGGCGCAGATGGGCTTCGACGTGCTGTACCTGCCGCCGATCCACCCGATCGGGCGACTCAACCGGAAGGGCCCGAACAACACCCTCGAAGCCGGCCCGAACGACCCGGGGAGCCCGTGGGCGATCGGCGCGAAGGAGGGCGGGCACGACGCGATCCACCCCGACCTGGGCACGGCGAAGGACTTCCAGGCGTTCCTCGCGAGCGCCGCGAAGAACGGTCTCGAGGTCGCCCTCGATCTGGCCCTCCAGTGCGCTCCCGACCACCCGTGGGTGACCGAGCATCCCGAGTGGTTCACGACGCTGCCGGACGGCTCCATCCGCTACGCGGAGAACCCGCCGAAGAAGTACCAGGACATCTACCCGCTCAACTTCGACAACGACCCGGAGGGGTTGAGCACCGAGATCCTGCGCATCGTGCGCTACTGGATCGAGTTGGGCGTGCGCATCTTCCGCGTCGACAACCCGCACACGAAGCCGCTCGCGTTCTGGGAATGGCTGCTGCACGAGGTCAACGCCGAGCACCCCGACGTGGTGTTCTTCGCGGAGGCGTTCACGCGCCCCGCGATGATGCAGTCGCTCGCCGCCGTCGGCTTCCAGCAGTCGTACACGTACTTCACGTGGCGCAACTCGAAGCGCGAGCTCGAGGAGTACCTCACCGAGGTCTCGCAGGAGACGAGCGCGTACTTCCGCCCCAACTTCTTCGTCAACACCCCCGACATCCTCACCGAGTACCTGCAGTTCGGCGGCGTGCCCGCCTACAAGATCCGGGCCGCTCTCGCCGCGACCGCGAGCCCCTCGTGGGGCGTCTACGCCGGCTACGAGCTCATCGAGAACGTGGCACGCCCCGGCAGCGAGGAGAACATCGACAACGAGAAGTACGAGTACAAGCAGCGCGACTGGTCGAGCCCCGAGACGCAGCGCCGGTCGATCGCGCCGTACCTGACCCAGCTCAACACGATCCGCGCGCAGCACCCCGCACTGCGCCAGCTGCGCAATCTGCGCATCCACGCCACGCGCGACGATGCGATCCTCTGCTACTCGAAGGTTCTCCCTGGTCGCTTCGTGCGATCCGGCCGCACCGACGGCATCATCGTCGTGGCGAACGTCGACCCCCACTCGGCCCGCGAGACGACCGTCTCGCTCGATCTCGAGGCGCTCGGCCTCCCGCCTGGCTCGACCTTCGAGGTCAAGGATCTGATCTCGGGCGAGCGGTACACCTGGGGCGCGGAGAACTACGTCAGGCTCGACGCCTTCGTGCACCCCGTCCACATCCTCCGCATCGACTACCCGAAGGGGGTCTGA